Within Topomyia yanbarensis strain Yona2022 chromosome 2, ASM3024719v1, whole genome shotgun sequence, the genomic segment CGTATTCTTATGAAATTTATCGTTACAATCAATCCAAAACTTGACACTTTTTACGATGACAGTTATTAATTCACCGCTAACAACATTTCTTGCAAATCTTCAATAGCATATTTCGATTTGGCATCCTTGTGCGATGTGTTTTGGGATTAATATAGGCACAATCGAatataaaattagaaaaaattggTCTCAATCTTATTTCtatttaaaagtagtttttcatAATTGTGAATTGAGTAATTTTCCTTAAAATAAGTACTTAATTGTTCCCTGCAAAAATAATTTATGGTATAATGGTGAATCATAGTGTAATTAAGTGAAAAATGTGGCTATGTCTCGAGATGATTGAGCTAGTAGTTATTAAAAAATGAGTCGCTTCGTTGATTTCAAGGTAAgaaatctggaaataaaaattaGTGCCttgtttttcaatttattatgaGTTTACTGCGCCTTTTTTGATAGTTTGATAAATGCCAAAGTGTTAAGAAAACTCACAGGAATTAATTGCACTACCTGCattaatcattatatgaaacCGCATTACTGTATTCCTTGTTTGAATTTGAGTGATCGGAcaatgagatgaatagaggggctcagatgaattagggagcgtTAACCctattaatatttcaaaaataaatttttgaggctttgcccagcctccagccactgtgggCCGGCGTAACACTTTTAGCCCAAGTGGGTattaagcatagggtgagggtaaTAGAATAGGGATTTGTCTGATTTTCGCAATACACACACTTGCATTACATTTACATTCAATCACTTGCGGTGtgtttgtgcaaatggaattATCGTACatcgatattttcaaatgtAGGCCCGAGATACATACACGgcagatttcaaatttatgaaaaggttcaaaatttcgagtgggtaattatccactcggttattttcgagtaggtagtactacccatactacccacgctatccGCCTGCCCTGATCAACCCATAATgaatgatttttaattgattttctacgAAAATGCAAACACAtcctcgtttgacactatcggtcTTCCTTGTCAGTGAATCTGACCCATGGGTTAgcttttttgacagttatcccagCGAAAAGATAGGGATCAAGATAGTTCAATGTAAGGTGTGGTCGTAATAATTTAAttatacaaattttttttgttattttgcgtacaaaaaagcgaaaaaaaagttCGTTTACCTATCTTCAAGTTCAGTTGCATTGGAACAAATGAAAAACAGCGTACATCATGCGCCACAGAAGCGTGATCGTACATCATGGTAAGGCACTCACTCCGTAATGTGAACGGAAAGAACCATCATTAGAATATTTGAGACTGATGGCAAATATGATTGCGATACATTTTTAAAGTTAACACCGTACGTTAAGTATCTACAAATTATCAATCAGCTGAACGAATAAACGACATGAACGAATGGAGTGAACTACTATTTCTCAACGGTGAGTGTGAAATCTTTATGCAGTCGCACGTTGAAGCACCAGCGCGCTGCGAAAGAACTGTAAACCTATCATTAGTCGATGCCAGGTCCTACAAAGAAACGATTCGCCACCATCTCTTACAAATTGATTTACATAACCATCGTTAAACCTCTTCTTCTCGTAGGATTTTTATATTGCATCTGCTGCTGTAGTGGAATTTCAGATGCGTGGCAGTTGAAATCATTCCAAGCGATACACTGCGAACCCGCGAACCACTACTGTCTGAAGACTGAGGCCGTAGACTGGTTTCGATCGAAAGTAAATGTCATCAGGTCAACAGAATGTGATCGCCTTTTTtcggtttcattttttttattatttgtaaAAATTTCATAATCTTTTGTACCTACACTAGTGAACAAAACATAAACGCATCTTTTTGGAGTACGTCCGCAAAAAGAATATTGGCACTATCGTGGAAGAATAACAAGTGTATTTTCTGCCAACCGGTTACTTCGAAGAGAGAAACAAAAATCATAATCTAATACGATTCGTCGTGATGCCGTTGTTTGATcaaatcaaaaattcaatacTGTCCTAATGCCTCCGCGTGTCGTGGTCCGCCGCCATTCCGAGGGCGCGGAGAATCCCCGCATCCCATTTCAGTGCTTGCCCTTGTTTAGTTTTGTCCGACCTGGTCAACCTGCGACTGCAGATTGGTGATGACCTCCCGTGGGACCTGATCGCCGAGAAGCTGGAACAGATCGACACGTTGATTGCCGGGGATGGATTCGATGGCTGCGACCTGGATGCCCTCGTGGACTCCCTGGATGGTAGCATCGCGGGGAATCAGCTGCTGGGATTGTGCCTGTCGGATAGCCTCGTTGGTCAGGGCGGCTCCATCGCGTTCCTGGGGGGCGGCCAGGGCCACGGCAACGATCGCAAACAGGCAGATGGCTACTTTCATTTTTTCCTGCTgttgattggttagctggagagAGAGGGAGACATTTAAGCAGAAGAAGATGGTTAGCTTCGTGTGTCGTTCAGTTCGCTCACGTAATCGTTTCTTTTTGGTGATGGCTGTATTTTTCAATGGGTTGGCTTTTTTGGGTAAGTGGTGGCGTCAGCGATTCGGTAACATTGTCGCGATTTCTTTATGGGTAAACCTTTCAACGGTAGGAGCGTTTAAGGGAATCTCTGCTAGGGTGGTTGTATTGATGATATTGTTGTGAATGTTGTTCACTTTAATTTACATAGTATTTTTACTCCTGAAGAATTAAAGTTTGCcgcgaaactgtaattttattttcaGATATATAAATAcaagaattaaatttaaattcaatgaTCAGCATTTTTCGGAAAACTCTCCCTTATTAGCTTTAGTGTAATTTAAACATGATTTTACCATTATTATTAAAGAACAGGATAAACTTTACAGAGCTTATCCCTGAGGGCTTAGTTCGATGAATCAGGATAAACAGCCTTATTCTAAATTACGGATtgatttttcgaacgaatgtgattcGATCGCATGCGAGAGGGGTTCGGTACCACTTCTTTGGACTCTTAGCTGTGAATAAGTTGGACAAATGGAGCCATTACAGTTTTGTAAATATTGAAAACAATAGCTGATATTTTAAAGAACGTAAAATTTAATTCCTGAGTAAACACATTAATCATGTCATAACCACTATAATACGTCGTGGTCCGGAATGGcttccttgatggtccattGATGCCGTTACGGGTCGCTATATCAGAGACCTTACGTATGGTCAAAATGAAGTGTAATAACAGAtatgcaattgcattactgcaggacagttacatatcaaattatacaaagttccgtaatcgaattcacaaagatcacatgaatattactcagcacgctgagtaGTAGCagtgtgataattgagtttgcaatgtccagtcagtgcccggACTAGAATACTGCGATTATTGTggaaaaatttaacaaattcTTTGACCTTTGAGGACTCCCTGTGGTAGATGCAAACCCCACACATAACAGAAAGATTTCAAAGTTATATCTCGCGTTgttatttgttataattttctgttattttaactactaacgagatcaAATTCATAACATCGCTTACTACGAAAATTGCACTctgttataattgtgttattacTTTCTGATTGGGGAGCTCTTCGATATGAGTACGAcctgcgattactaatttcgatctcgaatctgccaaACTAAATAATTGCTTTTAGGATGgtctgactgtcagagcaaaaataaacttttttaccaCAAATTCCTTATTCAAGTGCCGATTGTACACCATAGCTACAAAATTGCAAAGATttttgcttggaatacggtacagtatctactaaGTGAATGAGTTTGGTAatttcatttcacgacagtagacactaGCACGGGCTCGGCCCCCCAACAAAAAAACGGTCGGTTTAACAAACTACATATTCTTCAAgctgtcgctccatccagccagacagccatttcttgcgaagaggaattctcgcattgaaaattttaaaaggaaaactacatgtgagtgtaaggtcactgggagcaagtgtatactcatcccaaataaccatttggggccacagtcttgtgtggctggttgcacgatctattgggttacccAGTAGCCTTAAGAAAGTGCTTCTtatttcagaaacacatataatgtttttatgtTCAAGTGTGTCTGtagagcagcagtaggagttgtcgagaacgcaccagtcattgCCATCA encodes:
- the LOC131678304 gene encoding uncharacterized protein LOC131678304, which produces MKVAICLFAIVAVALAAPQERDGAALTNEAIRQAQSQQLIPRDATIQGVHEGIQVAAIESIPGNQRVDLFQLLGDQVPREVITNLQSQVDQVGQN